One Roseofilum capinflatum BLCC-M114 DNA segment encodes these proteins:
- a CDS encoding DUF3285 domain-containing protein encodes MTEPQTSSISSEQPETAETTAQEPQASYVKLAMRNMVRKGRKSLIHFTLTTLALLGLLVGLSYLTR; translated from the coding sequence ATGACAGAACCTCAAACCTCTTCTATTTCTTCTGAACAACCGGAAACGGCCGAAACGACGGCACAAGAACCTCAAGCCAGTTACGTGAAACTCGCGATGAGGAATATGGTGCGTAAAGGGAGAAAATCCTTAATCCACTTTACCCTAACGACTCTGGCTCTCTTGGGTCTGTTGGTGGGACTCTCTTACCTCACCCGATAG
- the ybeY gene encoding rRNA maturation RNase YbeY, whose amino-acid sequence MDVEVNIEMSESVVEPAVTAELLHQWLCTWLEHLDLNLELPPAPAYELSLRLTDNSEIQSFNSQYRQQDRPTDVLAFAALESDTPLLPESEDPLYLGDLMISVEMARDQAEEQGHSETVELAWLCAHGLLHLLGWDHPDEASLQAMWEKQDSLLVQVGLELGNREGMSTPVI is encoded by the coding sequence ATGGATGTTGAAGTCAACATTGAGATGAGCGAGTCGGTTGTTGAGCCTGCGGTAACCGCAGAACTGTTGCATCAATGGCTGTGTACTTGGCTGGAGCATCTGGATCTTAATTTAGAGCTTCCTCCTGCTCCTGCCTATGAATTAAGTTTACGGTTAACGGATAATTCAGAGATCCAGAGCTTTAATAGCCAATATCGCCAGCAAGACCGACCCACAGATGTTTTAGCCTTTGCTGCTCTAGAGAGCGATACCCCTCTTCTGCCAGAGAGTGAAGACCCCTTATACTTAGGGGATCTGATGATTTCGGTGGAGATGGCTAGGGATCAAGCCGAGGAACAGGGCCATTCAGAAACGGTGGAACTGGCTTGGCTGTGTGCCCATGGTTTACTGCATTTGTTGGGCTGGGATCATCCCGATGAAGCCAGTTTACAGGCGATGTGGGAAAAACAGGACTCTCTGCTGGTGCAAGTGGGTTTAGAGTTAGGCAACCGAGAGGGGATGTCAACTCCGGTTATATGA
- a CDS encoding diacylglycerol kinase family protein, translating to MSSKLSISTVESNHSSRVTHRDSSWRVAENLLTSFKYAWAGVTYAFRTQRNFRIHVVLATLVMILGSLLHVNAVEASVLAVMICLVLVLELLNTALEAVVDLTVEQNYHELAKIAKDCAAGAVMLSAIASILVGVILLLPKLVLLFS from the coding sequence ATGTCTAGTAAACTCTCGATTTCAACGGTTGAATCTAACCATTCCTCCAGGGTTACTCATCGTGACTCGTCTTGGCGGGTGGCTGAGAATTTGCTTACCAGTTTTAAGTATGCTTGGGCGGGGGTAACTTACGCTTTTAGAACGCAACGGAATTTTCGCATTCATGTGGTGTTGGCAACCCTGGTGATGATTCTGGGATCGCTGTTGCATGTGAATGCGGTGGAAGCGTCGGTTTTGGCGGTGATGATTTGTTTGGTTTTGGTGCTAGAGTTACTGAATACGGCTTTAGAAGCCGTGGTAGATTTAACGGTAGAACAGAACTATCATGAATTGGCGAAAATTGCTAAAGATTGTGCGGCTGGAGCGGTGATGCTCTCGGCGATCGCCTCAATTCTGGTCGGTGTGATTCTACTATTGCCTAAACTGGTTCTCCTGTTTTCTTAA
- a CDS encoding anthranilate synthase component II — translation MILVIDNYDSFTYNLVQYLAELGQEFPQAKEIQVYRNDRISLKEIQALKPDAIVISPGPGRPEESGVSLEAIAQLGPKVPILGVCLGHQGIGQVFGGKIVSAPVLMHGKTSPIHHNGVGIFAGLESPLNATRYHSLTIDRNSCPKELEITAWVEDGTIMGVRHRQYPHLQGVQFHPESILTTKGKDLLRNFLRSLSS, via the coding sequence ATGATCCTTGTTATCGATAACTACGATAGTTTTACATACAATTTAGTTCAGTATTTGGCGGAATTGGGACAAGAGTTTCCCCAAGCCAAAGAGATTCAGGTGTATCGAAACGATCGCATCTCTCTGAAGGAAATTCAAGCGCTCAAACCGGATGCGATCGTGATTTCTCCGGGGCCGGGACGACCGGAAGAGTCGGGAGTGTCCCTAGAGGCGATCGCCCAATTGGGGCCTAAAGTGCCTATTTTGGGGGTGTGTCTGGGCCATCAAGGGATCGGCCAAGTGTTTGGCGGTAAAATTGTTTCGGCTCCTGTCCTCATGCATGGTAAAACCTCCCCCATTCACCATAACGGGGTGGGGATTTTTGCCGGTCTAGAAAGTCCCTTAAATGCAACGCGCTATCATAGTTTGACCATTGACCGCAACAGTTGCCCAAAAGAGCTAGAAATTACGGCTTGGGTTGAAGATGGAACCATTATGGGGGTTCGCCATCGTCAATATCCCCACCTTCAAGGGGTTCAGTTCCATCCTGAAAGTATTCTCACCACGAAAGGGAAAGACCTATTGCGGAACTTTCTGCGATCGCTCTCTTCTTGA